The Merismopedia glauca CCAP 1448/3 genomic interval CTATTTTTAAGGCAAGTTACTGAAAGAGTCGAAATTGGACGACAAGTTTTAGGCTACCTGCGGGTGAGTCATCCTTGGTTTGAAGTGACTAAACCCAGTCGCGAATTGATTGTAGATTTAACTTTTGGAACGTTAGCAATGGTGGGTTCTGTAGCTGCAATCGGCTGGTTTTTGTCAGGAATTGCGATAGAACCAGTTAAAGAATCCTATCAACGCCTCAAACAATTTACTTCTGACGCTTCTCACGAGTTAAGAAGTCCCATCGCGATTATTCAAACTAACGTCCAAGTGGCTCTAGCTGAGTCTGACTCTCTGGAACCTTGGCAACAGCAGCAATTACAAGTTATTGAACGATTAACTCGCAGATTAGGCAAATTAGTTGACGATCTACTTTTTTTAGCCAGACAAGATAGCGGCATCGTTCAACCCGCAGTTGCACCAGTTCCCCTAGATGCTTTGCTGATGGAAACCATTGAAGAACAACAGCTAGCAGCTAAAACTAAAGATATCTCTATCCATCTAGAAATAGTAGATCCAGACAAACCTGCTTCAGAAGATGATTTTACGATTCCAGGAGATTGGGATCGCCTAGCACGGCTATTTACCAACTTAATTAGCAATGCGATCGCCTATACCCCAAAAGCCACACCTCCTCTAGTCAAATGTCCAATTCTAGTTGAATTACAACGTTTAGGGAGTCCTAACTATGAATATCTACAAGTCAAAGTCAAAGATAGAGGGATTGGGATTCCTCAAGATGCGATTCCCCACCTATTCGATCGCTTCTATCGAGTCGATCCAGCCCGTAAAAGGAGTCAAGATCCCGCCCAAATTGTTGAATCTCCGAGCTTGAGGCGAGAAAATACAGGTGGTTCCGGTTTAGGATTAGCTATCGCCGCCGCTATCGTTGCTAGCTATCAAGGTCAAATTCAAATTGACAGCCAATTACATCAAGGAACCACTGTTACTGTTACCTTACCAGTCAATCAAAGATAAGCGATCGCGCGAATTAAGAGTAATTTAAGAGACGATCATATGGTTTAAATGCCCAGTTAGCTCATCTTCAAGCTGAATTTGAGCGTCATTGTCGTGAATATGGCGGATAATAGCCACAACTTCGTTAGTGGCGCTAACTGTCACTCGTGCTTCATAAGTAAAAGAACCACCTAATTCGAGCATTTGATAAGAAAATAACTGCATCTTGCCAGTAAAGAGGGCTTGACGAATGCGATCGCGCCAAAGCTGTGCCACAGGCTGGGGAAAGACATCATCGATCATTTGACTGAGAAGTTCGTTAGAGCCAATTGGAGAGTTAACCCCTGGTGCAACTCGGTAATTAACAAATTTACCCTCTCCGTCAATCCGAAAGATCCAGTCAGGAATCACATTCAGTAGAGATTGATTGGTAGCTCGGCTAGATTGTAAAGCATTTTCTAGTTGTTTTTTCAGTTGAATGTTCTCTTGTAGTTGATTTTGCACTTGTTCTAATTCTCTAGTTAGTCGCGCGATGCGTTCTTCTAAGCTTTTGTGTTTATTCAAAAGTGGAAGAGTAGGTACTTGAAGGCGATCGACTTCAGAACCTTGACAAATCAGCATCACTACTACCCCCTCATCGTCTTTAATGGGTTTGAGCGAAAACTGAAGAGTATTTAGCTGATGATTCAACTTTGGTAGCTGCATTTCTTCGCGAACGAACTCACCCTTTACCGCTTGATTAATAGCTTCTTGCCAACGAGTTTGAGCCTCTGGAAAACTATTCCACCATTTAGTTGCCCAAAATAGTTGATTAGCAATTTCTGGCTGTGTCACTGCCACTAAATCTAGAGCCATGCGGTTAGCTTCAATAATTCTACCTTCTGGTGTTAATAACCAGACCAAATCGAGTCCTCTTTCAAACAGTAACTCCCACCGTTGTTGACGCTGTTTTAAGGTAGTTTCTAACTGATGGCGCTCTGTGATATCGATCGCATAAGTTCTGACCAATTCGCTAGCGTGTATGTAGTGGATATGCTGGTGAAAAACTCGGTTATTGAACGTAATTTCCCGACATAATTCAGCATCTTGGCGATCGGTAATCGTTTCTAGCAGTCCCGATCCTAAAGGGTGTTGAGAGCCTATTTTTCTGAGTTCAGGAAACTGGGAAATTGCTGCGGGGTTGAGATAAGTAATATTTCCAGCTAAATCCATTTCCCACATAGGATGGGTGAACATTTCTGGGAAAGAAGCTAGGCGCACTAAAGCCGCTTCACTAATATGGCAGGCATCTTGACTGGGTAAAGTAGAGTCAGTAAAAGGATTGTTTAACTGAGATAAGAAACCAGACA includes:
- a CDS encoding sensor histidine kinase, with protein sequence MFQATRRRLAIWYTTITAVVLLLFATGVYMYVRNTLVERVDDTLNHVVEVMKRSLAVEPARNPKNGWKINVEASFRDNANSQDDDRIDIEWFSPTGELLWSTLSQPLAIPIHPNSTGETVRIPAPDAINDESSLFLRQVTERVEIGRQVLGYLRVSHPWFEVTKPSRELIVDLTFGTLAMVGSVAAIGWFLSGIAIEPVKESYQRLKQFTSDASHELRSPIAIIQTNVQVALAESDSLEPWQQQQLQVIERLTRRLGKLVDDLLFLARQDSGIVQPAVAPVPLDALLMETIEEQQLAAKTKDISIHLEIVDPDKPASEDDFTIPGDWDRLARLFTNLISNAIAYTPKATPPLVKCPILVELQRLGSPNYEYLQVKVKDRGIGIPQDAIPHLFDRFYRVDPARKRSQDPAQIVESPSLRRENTGGSGLGLAIAAAIVASYQGQIQIDSQLHQGTTVTVTLPVNQR
- a CDS encoding FHA domain-containing protein yields the protein MKPDLSSELETISHLLLIEDLKGKRLIHLESASYTLGRDLSNSIVLFSQMVSRHHATLLRVTRPESSTHQFRIVDGNLLAKRSTNGMTVNGKTAATHDLQHGDAIVFGRHVKARYYAVAKMSDLDGLKLCNDDEVSGFLSQLNNPFTDSTLPSQDACHISEAALVRLASFPEMFTHPMWEMDLAGNITYLNPAAISQFPELRKIGSQHPLGSGLLETITDRQDAELCREITFNNRVFHQHIHYIHASELVRTYAIDITERHQLETTLKQRQQRWELLFERGLDLVWLLTPEGRIIEANRMALDLVAVTQPEIANQLFWATKWWNSFPEAQTRWQEAINQAVKGEFVREEMQLPKLNHQLNTLQFSLKPIKDDEGVVVMLICQGSEVDRLQVPTLPLLNKHKSLEERIARLTRELEQVQNQLQENIQLKKQLENALQSSRATNQSLLNVIPDWIFRIDGEGKFVNYRVAPGVNSPIGSNELLSQMIDDVFPQPVAQLWRDRIRQALFTGKMQLFSYQMLELGGSFTYEARVTVSATNEVVAIIRHIHDNDAQIQLEDELTGHLNHMIVS